From a region of the Triticum aestivum cultivar Chinese Spring chromosome 7D, IWGSC CS RefSeq v2.1, whole genome shotgun sequence genome:
- the LOC123170268 gene encoding glycine-rich cell wall structural protein 1.0, with amino-acid sequence MAAIKLVSLSLVVLLSIGLASASRVVRYSSSTGTGSGGGNGGGTVNGSGGGAGSGNGNAYSGSSGAHANAGGGGSGGGASQEGGTGYGAGSGDGSSSGQTSYGGYSYGGDSYAGGNGGGGGGGQAAGPGSSGSGTGGGAGSGSSGASGGWYQYANANANGNGGGTGVGQNGGSGGGTGGGSGNAGAYP; translated from the coding sequence ATGGCTGCCATTAAGCTTGTGTCACTTAGCTTGGTTGTGCTGCTGAGCATTGGGTTAGCCAGCGCCTCGAGGGTAGTTAGGTACTCCAGCTCCACGGGAACAGGCTCGGGAGGGGGGAATGGTGGTGGGACTGTGAACGGCAGCGGTGGAGGGGCTGGGAGTGGCAATGGGAATGCCTACAGTGGCAGTAGTGGAGCCCATGCAAATGCGGGAGGGGGCGGTAGCGGGGGTGGTGCATCGCAGGAAGGCGGCACGGGGTATGGCGCTGGGTCCGGCGACGGCTCAAGCTCTGGCCAAACGAGCTATGGAGGATATAGTTATGGTGGTGATTCTTACGCaggcggcaacggtggcggcggcggcggaggacagGCAGCGGGCCCTGGTTCCAGCGGTTCCGGAACCGGTGGTGGTGCTGGTTCTGGCTCTAGCGGGGCAAGTGGTGGCTGGTACCAATATGCGAATGCAAATGCTAATGGTAATGGTGGAGGCACGGGAGTTGGTCAGaacggcggcagcggtggcggcacgGGAGGTGGCAGCGGTAATGCTGGTGCATACCCTTAA